The Choristoneura fumiferana chromosome 11, NRCan_CFum_1, whole genome shotgun sequence genome includes a region encoding these proteins:
- the Bili gene encoding FERM domain-containing protein 8 Bili isoform X2: MEHQTEMGAYGENPNVQNSGNYITIIPVEYSRRGYPMQAEYQYKSREEYYSVQSQKLQAEVNAHLYSVSQRLPHLSYSPLGRHNEWDKHEPHKPMQPDSKESNSSDSLEKSVMGSNLSSCSNQTGSSSIAAGSFSTTEPITSGGSSSSAISPPLPGSSGSTTSSSTVSSNPVTCIYLMSRTAIMVEMSSEEVPACVTASRFLNAVLATEELGMTQPSTRSLAASVFALWMCSPLLEIQLKPHHCPWRLWASWKKLLLRYGHGSESRRSKDQPVLRLQRNVFFPKHLEEGIKDSRIQELLYEEARYNVVTGRYPLESAQAVMLGGLQARVQLGPYDPHRHTAKFFREHQDKYLPAHARSGRWAALLPAGRKGSPEAKLLEQAQRPPAAPPRKLRHKYLAHCRTTPTYGAAFFQGQIEQPVRSLTSLLTHEDIPVLVAVNANGVYVIDDTESTVLLGLLYEELSWDIGLPSDDSEDCLPCLFLQFMVVENGLRVSKILQVFSKQAVMMDTLIEHFAGEYRKRLGQETPSDHANYEYHSDSGSISLPPLSRPDSPQRRLANKLSRLALATHDGRGNLLGGAGDWNTGFHHPMPSWILPKH, from the exons ATGGAACATCAAACAGAAATGGGGGCTTATGGGGAGAATCCTAATGTTCAGAACTCTGGCAATTATATTACAATTATTCCTGTGGAATATTCAAGAAGAGGATACCCCATGCAAGCTGAATACCAATACAA GTCACGGGAGGAATATTACAGTGTTCAAAGCCAGAAGTTGCAAGCAGAAGTGAATGCCCACCTTTATTCGGTGTCCCAGAGGCTCCCGCACCTATCATACAGCCCTTTGGGCCGACACAATGAGTGGGACAAGCATGAACCTCACAAACCAATGCAGCCGGATTCCAAAGAAAGCAATAGTTCCGATTCGCTCGAGAAGAGTGTTATGG GATCAAACCTGAGCAGCTGTTCTAACCAGACTGGCTCCAGTAGCATCGCCGCCGGCTCCTTTAGTACCACGGAACCCATCACGAGTGGAGGCAGTTCTTCTAGCGCCATCTCTCCACCGTTACCGG GCTCATCAGGCAGCACCACGTCCTCATCAACAGTATCCTCGAACCCCGTGACCTGCATTTATCTCATGTCTCGCACGGCCATCATGGTTGAGATGAGCTCAGAGGAAGTTCCAGCCTGCGTCACAGCTTCGCGGTTCCTTAACGCTGTCCTGGCGACCGAAGAGTTGGGGATGACGCAGCCTAGCACCAGGAGTTTAGCAGCGAGTGTCTTTGCGCTGTGGATGTGTAGCCCTCTATTGG AAATCCAGCTAAAACCACACCACTGCCCGTGGCGGCTGTGGGCGAGCTGGAAAAAGCTGCTGCTGCGATACGGCCACGGCTCGGAGTCGCGTCGCAGCAAGGATCAGCCTGTGCTGAGGCTGCAGCGGAATGTCTTTTTCCCTAAGCATCTGGAAGAGGGGATCAA GGACTCCCGTATCCAAGAGTTGCTGTATGAGGAGGCACGTTACAATGTAGTGACGGGCCGGTATCCTCTAGAGAGTGCGCAAGCCGTCATGCTGGGTGGACTGCAGGCACGAGTGCAATTAGGGCCCTATGACCCGCACAGGCATACTGCCAAGTTTTTCAG AGAGCATCAAGACAAGTATCTGCCAGCGCACGCCCGCTCGGGGCGCTGGGCGGCTCTGCTGCCGGCGGGCCGCAAGGGCAGTCCCGAGGCCAAACTGCTTGAGCAGGCGCAGCGGCCGCCCGCCGCACCGCCGCGCAAGCTGCGTCACAAATACTTAGCGCACTGCCGGACCACCCCTACTTACGG GGCAGCGTTCTTCCAGGGTCAGATAGAGCAGCCAGTCCGCAGCCTCACCAGTCTGCTGACACACGAAGATATCCCAGTGCTAGTCGCGGTCAATGCCAATGGCGTTTACGTCATCGACGACACTGAGAGC ACGGTACTTCTAGGCCTACTCTATGAGGAGCTGTCGTGGGACATTGGACTGCCTTCAGATGACAGTGAGGACTGCCTGCCCTGTCTATTTCTGCAGTTCATGGTTGTGGAAAACGGACTACGGGTCTCTAAGATATTACAG GTGTTCTCAAAGCAAGCGGTAATGATGGACACACTCATCGAGCACTTCGCTGGAGAGTACCGGAAACGACTCGGCCAAGAGACGCCCAGTGATCACGCCAACTATGAATACCATTCCG ACTCCGGCAGCATATCTCTACCGCCACTCTCGCGCCCAGACTCCCCGCAGCGGCGACTAGCCAACAAGCTGTCTCGTTTGGCGCTGGCAACTCACGACGGCCGCGGGAACCTGCTAGGTGGTGCAGGGGACTGGAACACCGGTTTCCACCACCCCATGCCTTCTTGGATACTGCCTAAACATTAG
- the Bili gene encoding FERM domain-containing protein 8 Bili isoform X1 — protein sequence MEHQTEMGAYGENPNVQNSGNYITIIPVEYSRRGYPMQAEYQYNEFRSREEYYSVQSQKLQAEVNAHLYSVSQRLPHLSYSPLGRHNEWDKHEPHKPMQPDSKESNSSDSLEKSVMGSNLSSCSNQTGSSSIAAGSFSTTEPITSGGSSSSAISPPLPGSSGSTTSSSTVSSNPVTCIYLMSRTAIMVEMSSEEVPACVTASRFLNAVLATEELGMTQPSTRSLAASVFALWMCSPLLEIQLKPHHCPWRLWASWKKLLLRYGHGSESRRSKDQPVLRLQRNVFFPKHLEEGIKDSRIQELLYEEARYNVVTGRYPLESAQAVMLGGLQARVQLGPYDPHRHTAKFFREHQDKYLPAHARSGRWAALLPAGRKGSPEAKLLEQAQRPPAAPPRKLRHKYLAHCRTTPTYGAAFFQGQIEQPVRSLTSLLTHEDIPVLVAVNANGVYVIDDTESTVLLGLLYEELSWDIGLPSDDSEDCLPCLFLQFMVVENGLRVSKILQVFSKQAVMMDTLIEHFAGEYRKRLGQETPSDHANYEYHSDSGSISLPPLSRPDSPQRRLANKLSRLALATHDGRGNLLGGAGDWNTGFHHPMPSWILPKH from the exons ATGGAACATCAAACAGAAATGGGGGCTTATGGGGAGAATCCTAATGTTCAGAACTCTGGCAATTATATTACAATTATTCCTGTGGAATATTCAAGAAGAGGATACCCCATGCAAGCTGAATACCAATACAA CGAATTTAGGTCACGGGAGGAATATTACAGTGTTCAAAGCCAGAAGTTGCAAGCAGAAGTGAATGCCCACCTTTATTCGGTGTCCCAGAGGCTCCCGCACCTATCATACAGCCCTTTGGGCCGACACAATGAGTGGGACAAGCATGAACCTCACAAACCAATGCAGCCGGATTCCAAAGAAAGCAATAGTTCCGATTCGCTCGAGAAGAGTGTTATGG GATCAAACCTGAGCAGCTGTTCTAACCAGACTGGCTCCAGTAGCATCGCCGCCGGCTCCTTTAGTACCACGGAACCCATCACGAGTGGAGGCAGTTCTTCTAGCGCCATCTCTCCACCGTTACCGG GCTCATCAGGCAGCACCACGTCCTCATCAACAGTATCCTCGAACCCCGTGACCTGCATTTATCTCATGTCTCGCACGGCCATCATGGTTGAGATGAGCTCAGAGGAAGTTCCAGCCTGCGTCACAGCTTCGCGGTTCCTTAACGCTGTCCTGGCGACCGAAGAGTTGGGGATGACGCAGCCTAGCACCAGGAGTTTAGCAGCGAGTGTCTTTGCGCTGTGGATGTGTAGCCCTCTATTGG AAATCCAGCTAAAACCACACCACTGCCCGTGGCGGCTGTGGGCGAGCTGGAAAAAGCTGCTGCTGCGATACGGCCACGGCTCGGAGTCGCGTCGCAGCAAGGATCAGCCTGTGCTGAGGCTGCAGCGGAATGTCTTTTTCCCTAAGCATCTGGAAGAGGGGATCAA GGACTCCCGTATCCAAGAGTTGCTGTATGAGGAGGCACGTTACAATGTAGTGACGGGCCGGTATCCTCTAGAGAGTGCGCAAGCCGTCATGCTGGGTGGACTGCAGGCACGAGTGCAATTAGGGCCCTATGACCCGCACAGGCATACTGCCAAGTTTTTCAG AGAGCATCAAGACAAGTATCTGCCAGCGCACGCCCGCTCGGGGCGCTGGGCGGCTCTGCTGCCGGCGGGCCGCAAGGGCAGTCCCGAGGCCAAACTGCTTGAGCAGGCGCAGCGGCCGCCCGCCGCACCGCCGCGCAAGCTGCGTCACAAATACTTAGCGCACTGCCGGACCACCCCTACTTACGG GGCAGCGTTCTTCCAGGGTCAGATAGAGCAGCCAGTCCGCAGCCTCACCAGTCTGCTGACACACGAAGATATCCCAGTGCTAGTCGCGGTCAATGCCAATGGCGTTTACGTCATCGACGACACTGAGAGC ACGGTACTTCTAGGCCTACTCTATGAGGAGCTGTCGTGGGACATTGGACTGCCTTCAGATGACAGTGAGGACTGCCTGCCCTGTCTATTTCTGCAGTTCATGGTTGTGGAAAACGGACTACGGGTCTCTAAGATATTACAG GTGTTCTCAAAGCAAGCGGTAATGATGGACACACTCATCGAGCACTTCGCTGGAGAGTACCGGAAACGACTCGGCCAAGAGACGCCCAGTGATCACGCCAACTATGAATACCATTCCG ACTCCGGCAGCATATCTCTACCGCCACTCTCGCGCCCAGACTCCCCGCAGCGGCGACTAGCCAACAAGCTGTCTCGTTTGGCGCTGGCAACTCACGACGGCCGCGGGAACCTGCTAGGTGGTGCAGGGGACTGGAACACCGGTTTCCACCACCCCATGCCTTCTTGGATACTGCCTAAACATTAG
- the Saysd1 gene encoding SAYSVFN motif domain containing 1, with amino-acid sequence MEAKLREYRALRRRRELIENAKDKIEQSKKKFVDFITPKFLKEMDNPKDDEVLLMENEESTPIHLPPTQIEEPVDVTSETSEVESLEPEKQESWRYFIIKWSIYTLIWLTLYIFFLKLQFGAVFFVFSVLIGIYLNTRTRPRRKGEVSAYSVFNENCVSIDGTLKAEQFEREIMFGAGGMRI; translated from the exons ATGGAGGCAAAGTTAAGAGAATACCGTGCTCTCCGTCGACGCCGGGAGCTCATCGAGAACGCCAAAGATAAAATTGAACAATCTAAAAAGAAATTCGTTGACTTTATCACTCctaaatttttaaaagaaatggACAATCCTAAGGATGATGAGGTGTTACTG ATGGAAAACGAAGAATCAACACCAATACATCTACCACCAACTCAAATAGAAGAACCAGTGGATGTTACATCAGAAACCAGTGAAGTTGAGTCCCTGGAACCAGAGAAGCAAGAATCCTGGAGATACTTCATAATCAAGTGGTCCATCTACACTCTGATATGGTTAACCCTTTATATCTTTTTCCTAAAGCTACAATTTGGTGCTGTCTTTTTCGTATTCTCAGTCCTAATTGGTATCTATCTTAATACTCGAACAAGACCACGGAGAAAGGGTGAGGTGTCAGCCTATAGTGTCTTTAATGAGAACTGCGTCAGTATAGATGGTACTCTTAAAGCTGAACAGTTTGAGAGAGAAATCATGTTTGGTGCTGGCGGTATGAGAATATAG